Proteins encoded by one window of Streptococcus sanguinis:
- the racE gene encoding glutamate racemase, with translation MDNRPIGFLDSGVGGLTVVRELMRQLPHEEVIYIGDSARAPYGPRPAEQIRAYTWQLVNFLLTKDVKMIVIACNTATAVVWEEVKEKLDIPVLGVILPGASAAIKSTASGRIGVIGTPMTVSSDIYRQKIEALSPEMQVESLACPKFVPLVESNELHSSLTKKVVYETLQPLAGQVDTLVLGCTHYPLLRPIIQNRMGPNVKLIDSGAECVRDISVLLNYFEINRSREKQELNHQFYTTANAKSFSEIAESWLGLKVNVEHVSL, from the coding sequence ATGGATAATCGACCAATCGGTTTTTTAGACTCAGGAGTGGGCGGTTTGACTGTAGTCCGTGAGCTCATGCGGCAGCTCCCCCACGAAGAGGTCATTTATATCGGAGATTCGGCGCGGGCTCCTTACGGTCCAAGGCCTGCTGAGCAGATTCGCGCTTATACCTGGCAATTGGTTAACTTTCTCCTGACCAAGGATGTTAAGATGATTGTCATTGCCTGCAATACAGCGACTGCTGTTGTCTGGGAAGAAGTGAAGGAAAAGCTGGATATTCCAGTACTGGGCGTGATTCTGCCGGGGGCTAGTGCAGCTATTAAGTCAACTGCCAGCGGCCGCATCGGTGTTATCGGAACGCCAATGACAGTTTCTTCTGATATCTATCGGCAGAAGATTGAAGCGCTCTCGCCGGAGATGCAGGTGGAAAGTTTGGCCTGCCCTAAGTTTGTACCTTTGGTAGAGTCCAATGAACTTCATTCCAGTCTTACCAAAAAAGTTGTCTATGAAACCCTGCAGCCTCTGGCTGGCCAGGTAGATACCCTCGTCTTGGGTTGCACCCACTATCCCTTGCTCCGGCCTATTATTCAAAATAGGATGGGACCAAATGTGAAGCTGATTGACAGCGGGGCAGAGTGCGTACGGGATATTTCTGTCCTGCTCAATTACTTTGAAATCAACCGCAGCCGGGAAAAACAGGAGCTCAACCACCAATTTTACACAACTGCCAATGCTAAAAGCTTTTCGGAGATTGCAGAAAGCTGGCTGGGCCTGAAAGTGAATGTGGAGCATGTAAGCTTATGA
- a CDS encoding YneF family protein produces the protein MNLVLAIFLIMAAFAGGVILGMYLLRRQVEKEFAENPRLNVEAVRTLLSASGQRPNEAKVQQVYRQIISQQKAALAKSKKKK, from the coding sequence ATGAATTTAGTTTTAGCAATTTTCTTGATTATGGCAGCATTTGCTGGAGGCGTGATTTTGGGTATGTATCTGCTTCGTCGGCAAGTTGAGAAGGAATTTGCAGAAAATCCGCGTCTGAATGTAGAAGCAGTTCGGACCTTGCTTAGCGCTAGCGGTCAACGGCCAAATGAAGCGAAAGTACAGCAAGTCTATCGTCAAATTATCAGCCAGCAGAAAGCTGCGCTTGCTAAGAGTAAAAAGAAAAAATAA